A stretch of the Dechloromonas sp. TW-R-39-2 genome encodes the following:
- the acpS gene encoding holo-ACP synthase, whose product MIYGIGTDIVAIARLQGMWDRHGEKALDRLLAPDERADFERAADKGRFLAKRFAAKEAFSKALGTGVRPPAVLPAIAVGHDELGKPTLVFHGQLAEMIKNKQLKAHLSISDEADYAIAHVILEHA is encoded by the coding sequence ATGATTTACGGCATCGGCACCGATATCGTTGCCATTGCCCGCCTGCAAGGCATGTGGGACCGGCACGGCGAGAAGGCGCTGGACAGACTGCTGGCGCCCGATGAACGGGCTGATTTCGAGCGAGCTGCCGACAAGGGGCGTTTTCTCGCCAAACGCTTTGCGGCCAAGGAAGCCTTCAGCAAGGCACTCGGCACCGGTGTGCGTCCGCCAGCCGTTTTACCTGCCATTGCCGTCGGGCATGACGAACTCGGCAAGCCGACGCTGGTTTTTCACGGTCAACTGGCTGAAATGATCAAAAACAAGCAACTCAAGGCCCACCTATCGATCAGCGATGAAGCGGATTACGCCATCGCCCATGTCATTCTGGAGCACGCATGA
- the era gene encoding GTPase Era produces the protein MKKMHSGYIAIVGRPNVGKSTLLNRLVGEKISITSRKAQTTRHRVTGIVTNDDAQFVFVDTPGFQTKFSNALNRTMNRGVTQTLADVDVVLFVVEAGRFDDKDKAVIRLLPKDRPVILVINKTDQIKDRTELYPFVAMVSAEYDFAAVVPVSAAKGRQTDDLLAAARKHLPNEGLMFPEDELTDKSERFLASEYIREKVFRLLGDELPYATAVEIEKFETEGNLRRIFAAIVVDREGHKAIVIGKGGESLKRIASEARQDMERLFDGKVYLEIWVKVKSGWNDDERLLKSLGYE, from the coding sequence ATGAAAAAAATGCACTCCGGCTATATCGCCATCGTCGGTCGCCCGAATGTCGGGAAGTCGACCCTTCTGAATCGCCTGGTGGGCGAAAAAATCAGCATCACCTCGCGCAAGGCGCAAACTACCCGCCACCGCGTCACCGGCATCGTGACAAACGACGATGCCCAGTTTGTCTTCGTCGATACACCGGGCTTCCAGACCAAGTTCTCGAATGCGCTGAATCGCACGATGAACCGTGGTGTGACGCAAACTTTGGCGGACGTCGATGTCGTTCTCTTCGTGGTTGAAGCTGGTCGTTTCGACGACAAGGACAAAGCGGTCATTCGCCTGTTGCCGAAAGACCGGCCGGTCATCCTGGTGATCAACAAGACCGACCAGATCAAGGATCGGACCGAGTTGTATCCCTTCGTTGCCATGGTTTCGGCCGAATACGATTTCGCGGCAGTCGTGCCGGTCAGTGCTGCCAAGGGCCGTCAGACCGACGATTTGCTGGCCGCCGCACGCAAGCATCTGCCAAATGAAGGCTTGATGTTCCCCGAGGATGAACTGACCGACAAGAGCGAACGTTTTCTGGCTTCGGAATACATTCGCGAAAAAGTTTTCCGTCTGCTCGGCGATGAGTTGCCGTATGCCACTGCCGTCGAAATCGAGAAATTCGAGACCGAAGGCAACCTGCGTCGAATCTTCGCCGCCATCGTTGTCGACCGCGAAGGCCACAAGGCCATCGTTATCGGCAAGGGCGGCGAGTCGCTCAAGCGTATCGCCAGCGAAGCCCGCCAGGACATGGAGCGCTTGTTCGACGGCAAGGTTTACCTTGAAATCTGGGTCAAGGTGAAATCCGGCTGGAACGACGACGAACGCTTGCTCAAGAGTCTCGGTTACGAATGA
- the nagZ gene encoding beta-N-acetylhexosaminidase — protein sequence MKHIPLGPLMIDIDGHALTDLDRERLCHPLVGGIILFSRNYADREQLTALTREIHALRQPKLLIAVDHEGGRVQRFREGFTRLPSMRTLGQLYDRDPEAGLSATRDVGFVLAAELRACGVDYSFTPVLDLDYGPSRVIGDRAFHRDPVVIIALASALGEGLKLGGMGTCGKHYPGHGYVIPDSHVELPIDDRPLDAMQDDLLPYRHLPLDAVMAAHVIYECFDCNTAVFSNRWIDYLRNNIKFNGVVFTDDLSMAGAGVVGDMLARVQTAYGAGCDMLLVCNSPDSVALVLENWHPEIDPVRRQRVERLAANAGQDIAFPPDRLLAAQTVASALFAAQG from the coding sequence ATGAAGCATATTCCGCTCGGTCCGCTGATGATCGATATTGACGGCCACGCATTGACCGATCTGGATCGCGAGCGACTCTGTCATCCGCTGGTCGGCGGCATCATCCTGTTTTCGCGCAATTATGCCGATCGTGAGCAGTTGACCGCGCTCACCCGAGAAATTCATGCGCTGCGCCAACCCAAACTGCTGATCGCCGTCGATCATGAAGGGGGCAGGGTGCAGCGCTTCCGCGAAGGTTTTACCCGCCTGCCGTCGATGCGGACATTGGGCCAGCTTTACGACCGTGATCCCGAAGCCGGCCTGTCTGCGACGCGCGATGTCGGCTTTGTGCTGGCCGCTGAATTGCGTGCCTGCGGTGTCGATTACTCATTCACCCCGGTGCTCGATCTCGATTACGGCCCTTCGCGAGTTATCGGCGACCGTGCCTTCCACCGTGATCCAGTTGTAATCATTGCCCTGGCAAGCGCCTTGGGTGAGGGCTTGAAGCTGGGTGGTATGGGTACTTGCGGCAAGCATTATCCGGGGCATGGTTACGTCATTCCGGATTCGCATGTCGAGTTGCCGATCGATGATCGTCCGCTGGATGCGATGCAGGATGATCTCTTGCCGTACCGCCATTTGCCGCTTGATGCAGTCATGGCGGCGCACGTTATTTATGAATGTTTTGATTGCAATACTGCTGTTTTTTCAAATAGATGGATAGATTATCTAAGAAATAACATTAAATTTAATGGCGTCGTCTTTACCGACGATTTATCAATGGCCGGGGCTGGCGTGGTGGGGGACATGCTGGCTCGCGTGCAAACAGCGTATGGCGCCGGTTGCGACATGTTGCTGGTCTGCAATTCACCGGACTCGGTTGCGCTGGTCCTTGAAAACTGGCATCCGGAAATTGACCCGGTACGCCGGCAACGGGTCGAGCGACTGGCGGCCAATGCCGGGCAGGACATCGCGTTCCCACCAGATCGTCTGCTCGCTGCGCAGACGGTTGCCAGCGCATTGTTTGCCGCTCAGGGCTGA
- the recO gene encoding DNA repair protein RecO — protein sequence MNLRGKVDGQPAYVLHTYPFRETSLIVEVFSRDFGRMSLLARGARRPRAAIRGLLMAFQPIEVAWAGKGEVLTLMKAEWQGGLPLLAGEALFCGYYLNELLMHLLPREDAHEHLFERYGDMLARLAADPTGKVREANLRSFEKALLQELGYGLTLNHDSEGQAIVPDAFYSYRMEQGPVRMAHDEAAAQIVGGQTLLDLEAEDFSNPRSRSEAKMLMRSLMAYYLAGIELETRKIFKELQEL from the coding sequence ATGAACCTGCGCGGCAAAGTCGACGGCCAGCCGGCCTACGTCTTGCACACCTACCCGTTTCGGGAAACCAGTCTCATCGTTGAAGTGTTTTCCCGCGACTTCGGGCGGATGTCGCTGCTGGCCCGTGGTGCCCGCCGCCCGCGCGCCGCGATTCGCGGGCTGCTGATGGCTTTTCAGCCGATTGAAGTAGCTTGGGCCGGCAAGGGCGAAGTCCTGACGCTGATGAAGGCCGAATGGCAGGGCGGCTTGCCGCTACTGGCCGGCGAAGCCCTGTTTTGCGGCTATTACCTCAATGAATTGCTGATGCACCTGTTGCCCCGTGAAGATGCCCATGAGCATCTTTTCGAGCGCTATGGCGACATGCTCGCTCGCCTTGCGGCCGATCCGACCGGCAAAGTACGCGAAGCCAACCTGCGCAGTTTTGAAAAGGCCTTGCTGCAGGAACTGGGTTATGGCCTGACCCTGAATCACGATAGCGAAGGCCAGGCGATTGTGCCTGATGCTTTCTACAGCTACCGGATGGAGCAAGGGCCTGTGCGCATGGCGCACGATGAGGCTGCGGCACAAATTGTTGGCGGCCAAACCTTGCTCGATCTTGAAGCAGAGGATTTTTCCAATCCGCGTTCGCGCAGCGAGGCAAAAATGCTGATGCGCAGCCTGATGGCCTATTACCTGGCCGGTATCGAACTCGAAACACGAAAGATATTCAAGGAGTTACAGGAACTATGA
- the argC gene encoding N-acetyl-gamma-glutamyl-phosphate reductase, which produces MTYKVFVDGQEGTTGLQINEYLAKRADITLLKIDADKRKDVAERKRLINESDITFLCLPDDAAKESVALVDNPNTCVIDASTAHRINPEWTFGLPEVAKDQREKIRRSKRIANPGCHASAFILALKPLVAAGLLPVDTQIAANSITGYSGGGKKMIADYEAASASATQLKAPRSYALALSHKHLPEMCAYTGLTVEPIFQPIVGPFYKGLAVTAYLHPKQFTRKVTPTDVQKIIADYYAGEAFIRVLPVDLEATTEGGFYNVEANNDTNRVDIAVFGNEERMLIIARLDNLGKGASGAAVQAMNVHLGVDESLGLV; this is translated from the coding sequence ATGACCTATAAAGTCTTTGTCGATGGACAGGAAGGCACGACCGGCCTGCAGATCAACGAATATCTCGCCAAGCGTGCCGATATCACGCTGCTCAAGATTGATGCCGACAAGCGCAAGGATGTCGCCGAGCGCAAACGCCTGATCAACGAATCCGACATCACCTTCCTCTGTCTGCCGGACGACGCTGCCAAGGAATCGGTCGCCCTGGTCGACAACCCGAACACTTGCGTTATCGATGCATCGACGGCGCACCGGATCAATCCGGAGTGGACGTTCGGCCTGCCCGAAGTTGCCAAGGATCAGCGCGAGAAAATTCGCCGCAGCAAGCGTATCGCCAATCCGGGTTGCCATGCCTCGGCCTTCATCCTGGCGCTCAAGCCGCTGGTCGCGGCTGGCCTTCTCCCGGTCGACACGCAAATTGCGGCCAATTCCATCACCGGCTATTCCGGTGGCGGCAAGAAGATGATCGCCGACTACGAGGCGGCCAGTGCCAGCGCGACACAACTGAAGGCACCGCGCTCTTACGCCCTGGCATTGAGCCACAAGCATCTGCCGGAAATGTGCGCCTACACCGGGTTGACCGTGGAACCGATCTTCCAGCCCATCGTCGGGCCGTTCTACAAGGGTCTGGCCGTCACTGCCTACCTGCACCCGAAGCAATTCACCCGCAAGGTCACGCCGACCGATGTCCAGAAGATCATTGCCGACTACTACGCCGGCGAAGCCTTCATCCGCGTCCTGCCGGTCGATCTGGAAGCCACGACCGAAGGCGGTTTCTACAACGTCGAAGCGAATAACGACACCAACCGGGTCGATATCGCCGTATTCGGCAACGAAGAGCGCATGCTGATCATTGCCCGCCTCGACAACCTGGGTAAAGGCGCCTCGGGCGCTGCAGTCCAGGCCATGAACGTGCATCTGGGCGTTGATGAAAGCCTTGGGCTGGTTTGA
- the earP gene encoding elongation factor P maturation arginine rhamnosyltransferase EarP translates to MKPHWDIFCRVIDNFGDIGVCWRLARQLAAEHHLAIRLWVDDLNSLKPLCPMLDTELPAQNIAGVEICQWTADFAVDRVAGVIIEAFACELPAAYIEAMAGATPKPRWINLEYLTAESWADGCHGMASPHPSLPLVKHFFFPGFTAATGGLLREKGLLAACAATAAKKTADEPLEISLFCYDSAPVAELIDLMAGSARPIRCHVSPGKPLAAVTAHLGGSGPWRLGQLSVEPIPFLPLDEYDRLLWRCDINFVRGEDSFLRAQWAGKPFVWQIYEQEDEAHLIKLEAFVQRYTEALQPDLRSSLKTIFSAWNTGQGLASAWADFLANQAEIEAHTLDWAAGLAKSPDLATALVNFCRPKV, encoded by the coding sequence ATGAAGCCTCATTGGGACATCTTTTGCCGGGTCATCGACAACTTCGGCGACATCGGCGTGTGCTGGCGCCTTGCCCGGCAACTGGCGGCCGAACATCATCTGGCGATCCGCCTGTGGGTCGATGACCTGAACAGTCTGAAGCCGCTTTGCCCGATGCTGGATACCGAGCTCCCGGCGCAAAACATCGCCGGTGTCGAAATTTGCCAATGGACGGCAGATTTCGCGGTCGACCGCGTTGCCGGGGTCATTATCGAAGCGTTTGCCTGCGAACTACCGGCTGCTTATATCGAAGCAATGGCTGGGGCGACGCCGAAGCCGCGCTGGATCAATCTTGAATACCTGACAGCAGAAAGCTGGGCTGACGGTTGTCACGGCATGGCCTCTCCCCACCCTTCCCTGCCGCTGGTCAAACATTTTTTCTTTCCCGGATTTACTGCTGCGACAGGCGGGCTGTTGCGCGAAAAAGGATTACTCGCCGCATGCGCCGCGACAGCCGCAAAAAAGACAGCGGATGAGCCGCTTGAAATCAGCTTGTTTTGCTACGACAGTGCACCTGTTGCCGAGCTGATCGATCTAATGGCCGGTTCGGCGCGGCCGATTCGCTGCCATGTTTCGCCCGGCAAACCCCTGGCTGCAGTGACGGCACACCTCGGCGGCAGCGGCCCGTGGCGATTGGGGCAGCTGTCGGTCGAGCCAATTCCGTTCTTGCCTCTGGATGAATATGACCGGCTGCTCTGGCGCTGCGATATCAATTTCGTGCGCGGCGAAGACTCTTTCCTGCGCGCCCAGTGGGCCGGCAAACCGTTTGTCTGGCAGATTTACGAGCAGGAAGACGAGGCGCACCTGATCAAGCTGGAGGCTTTCGTCCAACGCTACACCGAGGCCTTGCAGCCCGATCTTCGATCCAGTCTCAAGACAATTTTTAGCGCCTGGAATACCGGCCAGGGACTTGCTTCAGCCTGGGCTGACTTTCTCGCCAATCAGGCTGAAATCGAAGCCCACACCCTGGATTGGGCGGCAGGGCTGGCAAAAAGCCCGGATCTGGCGACCGCACTCGTCAATTTCTGCCGCCCCAAGGTATAA
- a CDS encoding DUF4845 domain-containing protein codes for MKKQRGVALSGLLFWSIVLVLVAVLGMKVAPTYIEYAKTLKDTKAVVAQVAPDASVTDVRKAFDKYAEIDHLAMPSSQLEIFKDGGKIVIEFAYEKRIPLFANVSLLIDYKGTTAGN; via the coding sequence ATGAAAAAACAACGTGGCGTTGCGCTTTCCGGTTTGCTGTTCTGGAGCATTGTTCTGGTGCTTGTGGCTGTTCTGGGGATGAAGGTTGCTCCGACCTACATCGAGTACGCCAAGACGCTCAAGGATACGAAGGCTGTCGTTGCACAAGTAGCGCCGGATGCCAGCGTGACCGATGTGCGCAAGGCTTTTGACAAATATGCCGAGATCGATCATCTGGCCATGCCGTCAAGCCAACTCGAAATATTCAAGGATGGCGGCAAGATCGTGATCGAATTTGCCTATGAAAAACGTATTCCTCTCTTTGCGAACGTCAGCCTGCTGATCGACTACAAGGGAACGACCGCTGGAAACTAA
- the rnc gene encoding ribonuclease III — protein MSAVALAQAIGHRFADPSLLKTALTHRSFGSPNNERLEFLGDGLLNCVVAAALYRRFPAMPEGDLSRQRANLVRQDALHGLALKLKVGEYLRLGEGELKSGGAQRPSILADALEALFGAIYLDAGFEAVDAVINRLYQPLFEALTPGEVKKDAKTCLQEWLQGRKKALPKYHLLEATGAAHEQRFEVACEIENPPLRTIGHGTSRRIAEQVAADNALKVLKA, from the coding sequence ATGAGCGCCGTTGCATTGGCCCAGGCCATCGGTCACCGATTTGCCGACCCGAGCTTGCTCAAGACGGCACTGACGCATCGTAGTTTCGGCTCGCCGAATAACGAGCGACTTGAGTTTCTCGGTGATGGCTTGCTGAATTGCGTGGTTGCCGCCGCCTTATACAGGCGTTTTCCTGCGATGCCGGAAGGCGATTTGTCACGTCAGCGAGCCAATCTTGTCCGGCAAGATGCGCTGCATGGCCTGGCCCTCAAGCTCAAGGTCGGCGAATATCTTCGTCTGGGCGAGGGGGAGCTCAAAAGCGGTGGCGCCCAACGTCCATCGATTCTGGCCGATGCTCTGGAAGCCCTGTTCGGTGCGATTTATCTCGATGCCGGTTTCGAAGCGGTCGATGCGGTGATCAATCGCCTCTATCAGCCCCTGTTCGAGGCGCTGACGCCCGGCGAGGTCAAGAAGGACGCCAAGACCTGTCTGCAGGAATGGCTTCAGGGGCGCAAGAAAGCTCTTCCCAAATATCACTTGCTTGAAGCGACGGGCGCTGCGCACGAACAGCGTTTCGAAGTTGCCTGCGAAATCGAAAATCCGCCCTTGCGTACGATCGGTCACGGCACCAGTCGCCGTATCGCTGAGCAAGTTGCCGCTGACAACGCACTGAAAGTACTCAAGGCATGA
- the efp gene encoding elongation factor P, which translates to MKTAMELRSGNVIMVGADPLVVQKTEYNKSGRNAAVVKMKLKNLLTAAASEAVYKADDKFEVVQLDKKEVTYSYFADPMYVFMDADYEQFEVEAENMVDALKYLEDGLACEVVFYNGKAISVELPNSVVREVVYTEPAVKGDTSGKVMKPAKLATGFELPVPAFVSIGDKIEIDTRTDEYKNRVK; encoded by the coding sequence ATGAAAACCGCAATGGAACTCCGCTCCGGCAACGTCATCATGGTCGGCGCCGACCCGCTCGTCGTCCAAAAGACCGAGTACAACAAGTCCGGCCGCAACGCTGCGGTCGTCAAAATGAAGCTCAAGAACCTGTTGACCGCAGCAGCTTCCGAAGCTGTTTACAAGGCTGACGACAAGTTCGAAGTTGTTCAGCTCGACAAGAAGGAAGTGACCTACTCCTACTTCGCCGACCCGATGTACGTTTTCATGGACGCCGACTACGAGCAGTTCGAAGTCGAAGCCGAAAACATGGTCGATGCGCTGAAGTACCTGGAAGACGGCCTGGCCTGCGAAGTCGTTTTCTACAACGGCAAGGCAATTTCCGTCGAACTGCCGAACAGCGTCGTTCGCGAAGTGGTCTACACCGAACCGGCCGTCAAGGGCGACACCTCCGGCAAGGTCATGAAGCCGGCCAAACTGGCTACCGGTTTCGAACTGCCGGTCCCGGCTTTCGTTTCGATCGGCGACAAGATCGAAATCGACACCCGTACCGACGAATACAAGAACCGCGTCAAGTAA
- the lepB gene encoding signal peptidase I: MNFALILFVLLLITGALYAVDVLKCRKLRARNAPEPLWVEWGASFFPVILIVFVLRSFLFEPFKIPSGSMIPTLLVGDFILVNKFTYGIRLPVINKKIISINDPQRGDVMVFRYPEDPSLDYIKRVVGLPGDTIAYQNKRLTINGQAVDASKQADFEHKERLYFSDQFSEKLGEVEHRFLNDKDAPAFIPDPAHFPHRENCTYNAAGVVCKVPAGHYFMMGDNRDNSRDSRAWGFVPEENIVGRAFFIWLNLSDLSRIGSFR; this comes from the coding sequence ATGAACTTTGCGCTGATTCTTTTTGTCCTGCTGTTGATCACGGGTGCACTTTACGCGGTCGACGTCCTCAAATGCCGTAAATTGCGGGCTCGCAATGCACCGGAACCGCTCTGGGTGGAGTGGGGCGCCAGCTTCTTTCCGGTCATCCTGATCGTTTTCGTGCTGCGTTCCTTTTTGTTCGAACCGTTCAAGATCCCCTCCGGTTCGATGATCCCGACCTTGCTGGTGGGTGATTTCATCCTTGTGAACAAATTCACCTACGGCATCCGCCTGCCGGTGATCAACAAGAAAATCATCAGCATCAACGATCCGCAGCGCGGCGATGTGATGGTTTTCCGCTACCCGGAAGATCCTTCGCTGGATTACATCAAGCGTGTTGTCGGCTTGCCTGGCGATACGATTGCCTACCAGAACAAGCGACTGACGATTAACGGTCAGGCGGTCGACGCAAGCAAACAGGCCGATTTCGAGCATAAGGAACGCCTTTATTTCTCCGATCAGTTCAGCGAGAAACTTGGCGAGGTCGAACACCGTTTCCTGAACGACAAGGATGCACCGGCTTTCATCCCTGACCCGGCACATTTTCCTCATCGTGAAAACTGTACCTACAATGCCGCAGGCGTTGTTTGCAAAGTTCCGGCAGGCCATTACTTCATGATGGGCGACAATCGTGACAACAGCCGGGACAGCCGTGCCTGGGGTTTCGTGCCAGAAGAAAATATCGTTGGCAGAGCGTTCTTTATCTGGTTGAATTTAAGTGATCTGAGCCGTATCGGTTCATTCCGCTGA
- a CDS encoding pyridoxine 5'-phosphate synthase → MIELGVNIDHVATLRQARMTYEPDPVWAAVEAHLGGADGITVHLREDRRHIQDDDVRRLRDTTQIKLNFEMAATDEMVGIACGLKPEMAMLVPEGRHEVTTEGGLDVLAQEARLKGVIGRMADTGIVTSVFIDAEEAQIEAAARIGARVCEIHTGPYAHAFHAHGRDAEAPAVLAELEKIRQAGIAIRQLGMRFNAGHALNFYNVQPVARLEGIRELHIGHSIVSRSVFVGLREAVREMKQLMREAAQRGE, encoded by the coding sequence ATGATCGAACTTGGCGTCAATATCGACCACGTTGCCACGCTGCGTCAGGCACGCATGACCTACGAGCCGGACCCGGTTTGGGCGGCCGTCGAGGCTCATCTCGGCGGAGCCGACGGGATTACCGTGCATCTGCGTGAAGACCGCCGTCACATCCAGGATGACGACGTCCGCCGCCTGCGCGATACGACGCAGATCAAGCTTAATTTCGAAATGGCGGCAACGGATGAAATGGTTGGCATTGCCTGTGGCTTGAAGCCGGAAATGGCCATGCTGGTCCCGGAAGGACGGCATGAGGTGACGACCGAAGGTGGTCTCGATGTGCTCGCCCAGGAGGCGCGCCTGAAAGGCGTGATCGGGCGCATGGCCGATACGGGTATCGTGACCAGCGTCTTCATCGATGCCGAAGAGGCCCAGATCGAGGCTGCCGCCCGGATTGGTGCCCGTGTCTGCGAAATCCATACTGGCCCCTACGCCCACGCTTTTCATGCGCATGGGCGCGATGCCGAAGCGCCGGCCGTGCTGGCCGAGCTGGAAAAAATCCGTCAGGCCGGTATTGCCATCCGGCAACTCGGCATGCGCTTCAACGCCGGGCATGCACTGAATTTCTACAACGTTCAGCCGGTCGCCCGACTGGAAGGTATTCGCGAACTGCACATTGGTCATTCCATCGTCAGCCGCTCGGTTTTCGTCGGCCTGCGCGAAGCGGTTCGTGAAATGAAACAACTGATGCGCGAAGCGGCGCAGCGCGGCGAATGA
- a CDS encoding uracil-DNA glycosylase: protein MGRHANIPAMPEFKDPRDCTACPRLAEHLANIRRRDPEWHALPVPAFGSLDARLLVVGLGPGEKGANRTGRPFTGDVAGELLYPALHRFGYASAGEPLGKDMWANPAMSLTDCRITNAVRCLPPANKPTTAEIRQCNSHLKAELAAMPNLKVIIVLGAIAHQALLWTYGLKVKDYPFGHNVTHTLPDGRRLVASYHCSGYNWRTGRLTRESFEGVFADIKAFLG from the coding sequence ATGGGGCGCCATGCTAACATTCCGGCCATGCCTGAGTTCAAAGATCCCCGAGACTGCACCGCCTGCCCAAGGCTGGCCGAGCACCTTGCCAATATCCGCCGACGTGACCCTGAGTGGCACGCACTTCCCGTTCCCGCCTTCGGCTCGCTCGATGCCCGCTTGCTCGTTGTCGGCCTCGGGCCGGGTGAAAAAGGCGCCAATCGCACCGGCCGGCCATTCACTGGCGACGTGGCAGGTGAGCTGCTTTATCCGGCTTTGCATCGCTTTGGCTACGCCAGTGCAGGCGAGCCACTGGGCAAGGATATGTGGGCCAATCCGGCCATGAGCCTGACCGATTGCCGAATTACCAATGCGGTGCGCTGCCTGCCGCCGGCCAACAAGCCGACAACGGCGGAAATTCGCCAGTGCAATAGCCATCTCAAGGCAGAGTTGGCCGCCATGCCCAACCTGAAAGTGATCATCGTGCTGGGCGCCATTGCCCATCAGGCGCTGCTCTGGACCTACGGCCTGAAGGTCAAGGATTACCCCTTCGGTCACAACGTCACCCACACCTTGCCGGATGGCCGCCGTCTGGTGGCCAGTTACCATTGCAGTGGTTACAACTGGCGGACCGGACGCTTGACGCGCGAAAGCTTCGAGGGCGTTTTTGCCGATATCAAGGCTTTTCTCGGCTAG